Proteins encoded within one genomic window of Glandiceps talaboti chromosome 3, keGlaTala1.1, whole genome shotgun sequence:
- the LOC144433279 gene encoding MORC family CW-type zinc finger protein 3-like, with protein sequence MSPKYLHTNSTSHTWPFSAIAELIDNAYDPDVAAKSLWIDVRYIRSELCFSFTDDGNGMNEGKLHKMLSFGFCEKVEVNGHQPVGHYGNGFKSGSMRLGKDAIVFTKKDKLLAVGFLSQTYLSAINAETVMVPIAVWHKKKSSKYTVDGDASIAAILKFSLFRTELELLNEFKAIKGDHGTRIIIYKLRTDSTGRSEFDFDSDKTDISIPDDSFQPTNIAGPSTSRPNYKKPDRQDDVPSCDYSLRAYCSILYLHPKMKIVLRGKKVKTHLITKSLRQTETDVYRPQFLNSFEFQKPVKITFGFNTKKNHYGVMMYHRNRLIKAYERVGYQTKANEMGVGVVGVIQCNWLQPTHNKQDFDYTKQYRACIAALGNKLNDYWHEKNGLQRTDSTGVIVNQRLPLQPSNLPDQTWVQCDKCLKWRKLADTQDSEGLTDQWFCEMNTDPTYSQCNIPEEPDESDDEDMRPSYEKKVKKQMERERAEKSRRASEEKMRQKMLQERKMAEMEKRLKQQAAQLQAKEREVQQQRQLQIRRQSNAGVVPRRTIEYQEQMERKTQILLTKLEEQRMEMERQQDKLHKETQLVQQHRQQQQQQQGAAQYTQPRGTGIVISKVMTMAPNSGPSTSHRNMNGVITNQVAKRPSTSNIAPVNAAKQIKTEPGLVNNDDDDIIIIGDIQTKPGRRKTCKVNCTQTDPVEIKTTIPSQERVMNLSPLEQQQMLRQQTRELGELRRNVSQLLQVLVPELNLADNDIDPDSNEVDELLKQVLQANSQN encoded by the exons ATGTCCCCAAAATATTTGCACACCAACTCGACGTCGCATACTTGGCCGTTCTCCGCCATCGCTGAGTTGATCG ATAATGCATATGATCCTGATGTTGCTGCCAAATCATTGTGGATTGACGTGAGATACATTCGTAGTGAACTCTGTTTTTCATTTACTGATGATGGTAATGGTATGAATGAAGGCAAACTTCATAAAATGCTCAG TTTTGGTTTTTGTGAGAAAGTAGAAGTAAATGGACATCAACCAGTTGGACATTATGGTAATGGGTTTAAAAGTGGCAGTATGAGACTTGGTAAAGATGCTATTGTGTTTACCAAGAAGGATAAATTACTTGCTGTTGGCTTCTTGTCTCAAACCTACCTGAGTGCTATCAATGCAGAAACTGTCATGGTTCCTATCGCTGTCTGGCATA AGAAAAAATCAA GCAAGTACACCGTTGATGGTGATGCTAGTATTGCTGCAATCCTGAAATTCTCATTATTTAGAACAGAACTAGAACTGCTGAATGAATTCAAAGCTATTAAAGGAGATCACGGCACAAGAATCATCATATACAAACTTAGAAC TGATTCAACAGGCAGGTCAGAGTTTGACTTTGACAGTGATAAGACAGATATCTCGATTCCGGATGACAGTTTTCAGCCCACCAACATTGCTGGACCATCCACGAGTAGACCTAATTACAAGAAACCTGACAGACAAGATGATGTACCATCCTGTGATTATTCCTTGAGA GCCTATTGTAGTATTCTTTATCTCCATCCTAAAATGAAGATTGTTCTTCGAGGGAAGAAAGTGAAAACACATCTGATCACAAAGAGTCTAAGGCAAACTGAAACAGATGTGTACAGACCACA ATTCCTTAACAGTTTTGAGTTTCAAAAACCAGTGAAAATTACCTTTGGGTTCAACACTAAGAAGAACCACTATGGTGTGATGATGTACCACAGAAATAGATTGATAAAGGCATATGAGAGAGTAGGATACCAAACAAAG GCCAACGAGATGGGTGTTGGTGTGGTTGGTGTTATACAGTGTAATTGGTTACAGCCTACTCACAACAAACAAGACTTTGATTATACAAAACAGTACAG AGCCTGTATTGCTGCATTGGGAAACAAACTCAATGATTATTGGCATGAAAAGAATGGTCTACAGCGAACTGATTCAACAGGAGTAATAGTGAATCAACGTCTCCCTTTACAGCCATCCAATCTTCCAGATCAAACATGGGTACAATGTGATAAATGTTTGAAATGGAGAAAATTAGCTGACACTCAGGACTCAGAAGGATTGACTGATCAGTGGTTTTGTGAAATGAACACAGATCCAACATACAG TCAATGTAACATTCCAGAAGAGCCAGATGAATCAGATGATGAAGATATGAGACCAAGCTATGAAAAGAAAGTCAAGAAACAAAT GGAAAGAGAAAGGGCAGAGAAGAGTAGAAGGGCTTCAGAAGAGAAAATGAGGCAAAAAATGTTG CAAGAGAGAAAGATGGCTGAGATGGAGAAAAGATTAAAACAGCAAGCAGCTCAACTACAGGCTAAGGAAAGAGAAGTCCAACAACAAAGGCAGTTACAG ATACGAAGACAATCAAATGCTGGTGTAGTTCCAAGGAGGACGATTGAGTACCAAGAACAGATGGAGAGAAAGACGCAGATTTTACTTACAAAACTGGAAGAACAGCGAATGGAGATGGAACGACAACAAGATAAACTTCACAAAGAAACACAGTTAGTACAACAACACaggcagcagcaacaacagcaacag GGTGCTGCACAGTACACTCAACCAAGAGGTACTGGTATTGTAATAAGTAAAGTCATGACAATGGCACCTAATTCAGGGCCAAGTACAAG TCATAGAAACATGAATGGCGTGATCACTAATCAAGTTGCCAAGAGACCGAGTACTTCAAATATAGCCCCAGTAAATGCTGccaaacaaattaaaactgaGCCTGGTTTGGTGaacaatgatgatgacgataTTATCATTATCGGTGACATTCAAACAAAACCAGGTAGAAGGAAAACCTGTAAGGTTAATTGCACTCAGACTGATCCAGTTGAAATTAAAACTACCATACCATCTCAGGAACGTGTCATGAATCTCTCACCGTTAGAACAACAACAGATGCTACGACAGCAGACCAGGGAGCTTGGTGAGCTACGACGCAATGTGTCTCAACTGCTGCAAGTGTTGGTGCCAGAATTGAACTTAGCCGACAATGACATTGATCCAGATAGTAACGAAGTGGATGAACTTTTGAAACAAGTTTTACAGGCTAATAGTCAAAATTAA